The Syntrophales bacterium genome includes a window with the following:
- a CDS encoding YgiQ family radical SAM protein: protein MDRKFLPVSLKEVKQRGWDSLDVILITGDAYVDHPSYGAAVIGRVLENRGYRVGIIAQPDWKDTKDFKKLGKPNLFFGITAGNMDSLVANYTANKKPRKKDEYSPGGKTGLRPDRAVIVYANKVREAFRDTVIVIGGIEASLRRFAHYDWWDNDVRRSILFDSRADILVYGMGERQVVEIAERIKNARNLKNIRGTAIIAKNIEEIIGNSAEFEELPSYEEVKTNREKFNEAFRIIYKNQDPFRGKILIQKHGNRYLVQYPPAYPLSEQEMDAIYELPYVRHPHPSYTTFGGIPGFETVKFSIISHRGCCGECSFCGLYMHQGRIIQSRSRESIIREAKIISEGMDFRGTITDVGGPTANLYGAKCLQWVNKGTCANRKCLIPEKCKNLRLSLTASIDLYQEILNLPKVKHVFIESGFRHDLISGKNSEEYLTMLCKYHISGQLKVAPEHCINRVLKLMNKPPIERYEEFATKFYEINRRLKKDQFLVHYFIVSHPGSTLEDEYKMFCYLKKNHIYPEQIQDFIPLPMTASACMYYTEMDPFSEEKLYVAKTFKERKMRRAIIQYRNPRNKPLIEEAERILKVRILPNYKRDQT, encoded by the coding sequence ATGGACAGGAAATTTCTTCCCGTATCGCTAAAAGAGGTGAAACAAAGAGGATGGGATTCCCTTGATGTGATACTTATTACGGGTGACGCTTACGTAGATCACCCTTCTTACGGAGCAGCAGTAATTGGAAGAGTACTGGAAAACAGAGGTTACAGAGTAGGTATAATAGCCCAGCCTGACTGGAAAGACACCAAAGATTTCAAAAAATTGGGAAAACCCAATCTTTTCTTTGGTATCACTGCCGGAAATATGGACTCTCTAGTGGCAAACTATACAGCAAATAAAAAACCGAGAAAAAAAGATGAATATTCCCCGGGAGGGAAGACAGGTTTACGTCCAGACAGGGCTGTTATAGTATATGCAAATAAAGTCAGAGAGGCATTTCGTGATACAGTAATAGTCATTGGTGGCATAGAGGCGAGTCTCCGCCGATTTGCCCACTACGATTGGTGGGATAATGATGTAAGAAGATCCATTTTATTCGACTCACGGGCGGATATCCTCGTTTACGGGATGGGAGAAAGACAGGTAGTTGAAATTGCGGAGAGAATTAAAAATGCTAGAAACTTGAAAAACATAAGGGGAACAGCGATTATTGCCAAAAACATTGAAGAAATTATTGGAAATTCCGCTGAATTTGAGGAATTACCTTCCTATGAGGAGGTTAAAACTAACAGAGAAAAATTCAATGAGGCATTCAGAATAATCTACAAGAACCAGGACCCGTTTAGGGGAAAAATTCTCATCCAAAAACATGGAAACAGATATCTTGTACAGTATCCTCCCGCCTATCCTTTAAGTGAACAGGAAATGGATGCAATCTATGAACTTCCATATGTCAGACATCCCCATCCATCATACACAACATTTGGTGGCATTCCCGGATTTGAAACTGTTAAATTCTCCATTATCTCACACAGAGGTTGTTGTGGCGAATGCAGTTTTTGTGGACTATACATGCATCAGGGGAGGATAATTCAATCAAGGAGTAGAGAGTCCATTATAAGAGAAGCGAAAATCATATCAGAGGGGATGGATTTCAGGGGAACCATTACCGATGTTGGAGGTCCCACAGCAAATCTTTACGGTGCAAAGTGCCTTCAATGGGTTAATAAAGGTACATGCGCAAACAGAAAATGTTTGATACCAGAAAAATGCAAAAATCTAAGACTCAGTTTGACAGCAAGCATAGATTTGTACCAAGAAATCCTCAACTTGCCGAAAGTAAAACACGTATTCATAGAGAGCGGCTTCCGTCACGATTTGATATCGGGCAAAAATTCAGAAGAATATCTAACCATGTTATGCAAATATCACATAAGTGGTCAGCTGAAAGTTGCACCAGAACACTGCATCAATCGTGTCCTAAAACTTATGAATAAACCACCTATAGAACGCTACGAAGAGTTCGCTACAAAATTTTATGAGATAAACAGAAGACTCAAAAAAGACCAGTTTCTCGTACACTATTTTATAGTGAGTCACCCCGGCTCTACTCTTGAGGATGAATACAAAATGTTCTGTTATCTAAAAAAGAATCACATCTACCCCGAGCAGATCCAAGATTTTATACCGCTCCCCATGACAGCTTCCGCATGCATGTACTACACAGAAATGGACCCCTTCTCTGAAGAAAAACTCTACGTAGCAAAAACTTTCAAAGAACGAAAAATGCGTCGCGCCATCATTCAGTACAGAAATCCCAGAAACAAACCTCTAATTGAGGAGGCAGAGAGAATTCTAAAAGTGAGAATTCTGCCTAATTATAAACGTGACCAAACATGA